The following are encoded together in the Parabacteroides chongii genome:
- a CDS encoding LysR family transcriptional regulator, whose product MDFRLKVFYSVATNLSFTKASKELYISQPAISKHIHELEMQYKMPLFDRTGSRIVLTRAGELLLSHTNTLLAAYRQLDFEMNLLTDNICGDLRLGASTTIAQYVLPPILSSFIRKFPDIRASLLNGNSHDIEKALCEGKITLGLVEGKIRQSSLHYTPFMKDELVVITHTGSKLAHFEELSLEQLCTLPLVLRENGSGTLSVLESTLAEHQIKLSQLNVLMQLGSTESIKLFLENSDVLAIVSVRAVTRELMSGSLKVIDITDFSAERMFSFVQLQGQSGGLEESFIRYMQAYK is encoded by the coding sequence ATGGATTTTCGCCTGAAGGTATTTTACAGCGTAGCGACTAACCTGAGCTTTACGAAAGCTTCCAAAGAGTTGTATATAAGCCAGCCCGCTATAAGCAAACATATTCATGAACTGGAGATGCAGTATAAGATGCCGTTGTTCGACCGTACCGGTAGCCGTATCGTGCTGACACGGGCAGGGGAATTGCTTTTGTCGCATACTAATACGTTGCTTGCCGCTTACCGGCAACTGGATTTCGAGATGAATCTGCTGACCGATAATATCTGCGGCGACCTGCGCCTGGGGGCGAGTACCACGATTGCCCAATATGTTTTGCCTCCTATATTATCTTCTTTTATCAGGAAGTTTCCCGATATACGCGCTTCTTTGCTGAACGGTAACAGCCATGATATCGAAAAGGCTTTGTGTGAAGGAAAGATCACTTTGGGGCTGGTGGAAGGGAAGATTCGCCAGAGCTCCCTCCACTATACGCCTTTTATGAAAGATGAGTTGGTGGTGATTACGCATACCGGCAGCAAGCTCGCTCATTTTGAAGAACTGTCGCTGGAGCAGCTTTGCACTCTGCCGCTGGTGCTCCGTGAAAATGGCTCGGGAACATTATCTGTCCTGGAATCTACGCTTGCCGAGCATCAGATCAAATTGTCTCAATTAAATGTTCTGATGCAATTGGGAAGTACCGAAAGTATCAAGTTGTTTCTTGAAAATTCGGATGTCCTTGCGATCGTATCGGTGCGTGCCGTTACCCGCGAACTGATGTCGGGTTCATTGAAAGTGATTGATATCACGGACTTTTCAGCCGAACGTATGTTCTCCTTTGTGCAGTTGCAAGGGCAGAGCGGCGGACTGGAGGAGAGTTTTATCCGGTATATGCAAGCCTATAAATAA
- a CDS encoding Lrp/AsnC family transcriptional regulator translates to METLDKKDLQILRTLQENARLTTKELAARVNLSSTPVFERLRRLENGGYIKKYIAVLDAEKLNLGFVVFCRVKLSKLNKEIATDFTRIIQEIPEVTECYNISGSYDYLLKIHAPNMKHYQEFILNVLGTIDSLGSLESTFVMDEVKHDYGIHI, encoded by the coding sequence ATGGAGACTCTTGATAAAAAGGATTTGCAGATACTTCGTACGCTGCAGGAGAATGCACGATTAACGACGAAAGAGCTTGCCGCCCGGGTAAACCTTTCGTCCACACCTGTTTTCGAACGTCTCAGACGTTTGGAGAACGGGGGATATATAAAGAAGTATATCGCCGTATTGGATGCGGAAAAGCTGAACCTGGGCTTTGTCGTCTTTTGCCGCGTCAAACTCAGTAAGCTCAATAAAGAGATAGCGACTGATTTCACACGGATCATACAGGAGATACCTGAAGTAACCGAATGTTATAATATATCAGGCAGTTACGATTACCTGCTAAAGATACATGCCCCCAATATGAAGCATTATCAAGAATTTATCCTGAATGTCCTGGGAACGATCGACAGCCTGGGATCACTGGAAAGTACTTTTGTGATGGATGAAGTAAAACACGATTACGGTATCCATATCTGA
- a CDS encoding YeiH family protein, whose protein sequence is MDTIEQVLAKYNKPLFILLFILCLMPFISPAIALFLGLTLGMTAGQPFPKFSKKTSKYLLQFSVVGLGFGMNLHESLKTGKEGMLFTIVSVAAVLVLGIYLGKRLMMDRKTAYLISAGTAICGGSAIAAVGPVVKANDNEMSMALGTIFILNAIALFIFPPIGHLLNMTQEQFGMWAAIAIHDTSSVVGAGAAYGEEALEIATMVKLTRALWIIPITIVTMFLFKQKGGKIAIPWFIFFFILAMVANTFLTIPETVTGSLVWLAKKGLTVTLFLIGAGLSRKVIKQVGVRPMVQGVVLWVFIGLISLGVILLV, encoded by the coding sequence ATGGACACAATTGAACAAGTGCTTGCGAAGTATAACAAACCTCTTTTCATTCTTCTTTTTATTTTATGCCTGATGCCTTTTATATCGCCCGCAATAGCCCTGTTTCTAGGGCTTACACTCGGGATGACAGCCGGGCAGCCTTTTCCTAAGTTTAGTAAGAAGACATCCAAATATCTGCTACAGTTTTCGGTCGTTGGGCTCGGGTTCGGTATGAATCTGCATGAGTCGCTGAAGACAGGGAAGGAAGGCATGCTTTTCACCATTGTGTCGGTGGCGGCTGTACTGGTGTTGGGTATATATCTGGGCAAACGCCTGATGATGGATCGGAAAACCGCTTATCTGATCTCTGCCGGGACAGCTATTTGCGGCGGTAGCGCCATTGCAGCCGTAGGGCCGGTAGTGAAAGCTAACGATAATGAAATGTCGATGGCACTGGGTACGATCTTTATCCTGAATGCAATTGCGCTGTTTATCTTTCCCCCTATCGGTCATTTACTCAATATGACACAGGAGCAATTCGGCATGTGGGCGGCTATTGCTATCCACGACACCAGTTCGGTGGTCGGTGCCGGTGCCGCTTATGGCGAGGAAGCGCTTGAAATCGCTACGATGGTTAAGTTGACGCGTGCTTTGTGGATTATTCCGATTACGATCGTGACCATGTTCCTCTTCAAGCAAAAAGGTGGTAAGATTGCTATCCCCTGGTTTATCTTCTTTTTCATTTTGGCAATGGTTGCCAACACCTTTTTAACGATCCCCGAAACAGTGACAGGTTCGTTGGTTTGGTTGGCTAAAAAGGGATTGACTGTCACTCTCTTCCTTATCGGAGCCGGATTATCAAGAAAAGTAATCAAACAGGTCGGTGTCCGTCCGATGGTACAAGGGGTAGTGCTTTGGGTTTTCATCGGTTTAATTAGCCTGGGAGTTATATTATTGGTTTAA
- a CDS encoding transglycosylase domain-containing protein, with the protein MASKITKGIIITFWVLFAAAVGTVFLIFTAIANGSIGYMPPVEQLENPIDKYASQIISSDGKTLGSYAHSQDNRIMTNYKDLSPDLVKALIATEDIRYAQHSGIDAQGLFRAVVKRGILMQKSGGGGSTITQQLAKQLFSPSADNFMERLFQKPIEWVIAVQLERYYTKEEIISMYLNKFDFLYNAVGIQSAARVYFGTTPKNLKIEEAATLVGMCKNPSYFNPVRQNERTRGRRNTVLDQMEKAGYISRAECDSLKALPLTVRFSRMDHKDGPAPYFREYLRLVLTAKKPERKRYASWQGQKFSEDSLAWETNPLYGWCNKNKKADGQYYNVYTDGLKIYTTIDSRMQQYAEEAVREHIGGTLQPAFFKEKKGRSYAPFSRDVRAGQVDTMLMRAMHQTDRYRAMKKEGMSEADMRKEFQKPVEMSVFSWNGPVDTIMSPWDSIRYHKSFLRTAFMSMDPRTGYVKAYVGGIDYNDFQYDMINGGRRQVGSTIKPFLYSLAMIEGFSPCDEMLHVEQKLTDENGILWAPKNAGAKRVGEMVTLQWGLQNSSNWVTAYLMKQLSPYTFVRLLHSFGIKGNIDPVISVSLGTPDVSVGEMVGAYTTFANKGIRVEPMYVTRIEDQYGNTIASFNQQMSEVLPEDASYKMLYMLRSVIDGGTGGRVRFRYGIKAPMGGKTGTTQNNSDGWFMGFTPSLVSGCWVGGEDRSIHFDRLQEGQGASMALPIYGLFMQKVYADKTLGYSEEEDFDVPEQYADPCKTITEEERKSIPADAGGIDKMFE; encoded by the coding sequence ATGGCTTCAAAAATAACAAAAGGTATTATAATTACATTCTGGGTACTGTTTGCGGCAGCAGTAGGGACTGTATTTCTGATTTTTACCGCAATAGCGAATGGCTCTATCGGGTATATGCCGCCGGTGGAACAGCTCGAAAATCCTATCGATAAATATGCTTCCCAGATCATTTCATCTGACGGAAAGACATTGGGAAGTTATGCCCATAGTCAGGATAACCGTATCATGACAAATTATAAGGATCTTTCTCCCGACCTGGTGAAAGCCTTGATAGCTACCGAAGATATTCGTTATGCACAACATAGCGGTATCGATGCGCAGGGATTGTTCCGCGCTGTTGTGAAACGCGGTATCCTGATGCAGAAGAGTGGTGGCGGTGGTAGTACCATTACCCAGCAGCTGGCAAAACAGCTTTTCTCACCTAGTGCCGATAACTTTATGGAACGCCTGTTCCAAAAGCCGATCGAATGGGTGATTGCCGTTCAATTGGAACGTTATTATACAAAGGAAGAGATTATCAGCATGTATTTGAACAAATTTGACTTCCTGTATAATGCAGTCGGTATTCAATCGGCTGCACGTGTCTATTTCGGAACAACCCCTAAGAATTTAAAGATAGAAGAAGCGGCGACACTGGTGGGAATGTGTAAGAATCCTTCTTATTTCAATCCTGTTCGTCAGAATGAACGTACCCGCGGACGCCGTAACACCGTTCTGGATCAGATGGAAAAGGCGGGGTATATCAGCCGGGCGGAATGTGATTCTCTGAAAGCATTACCTCTGACTGTCCGTTTCAGCCGTATGGACCACAAAGACGGACCAGCTCCTTATTTCCGTGAATATCTTCGTCTTGTCCTGACGGCGAAGAAACCGGAGCGTAAGCGCTATGCCTCCTGGCAAGGTCAGAAATTCTCGGAAGACTCGTTGGCATGGGAGACGAACCCGTTATACGGTTGGTGTAATAAGAATAAGAAAGCGGATGGACAATATTATAATGTATATACAGACGGTCTTAAAATTTATACGACTATTGATTCGCGTATGCAGCAATATGCCGAAGAAGCTGTTCGTGAACATATAGGCGGAACTTTGCAACCTGCTTTCTTCAAAGAAAAGAAAGGACGTAGTTATGCTCCGTTTTCCCGTGATGTGAGAGCCGGACAGGTGGATACGATGTTGATGCGCGCTATGCATCAGACAGACCGTTACCGTGCGATGAAGAAGGAAGGTATGAGCGAAGCCGATATGCGTAAGGAGTTCCAGAAGCCGGTAGAAATGAGCGTGTTCAGCTGGAACGGTCCGGTTGATACGATTATGTCTCCATGGGATTCTATCCGTTACCATAAGAGCTTCCTGCGTACGGCGTTTATGTCGATGGACCCGCGTACCGGATATGTGAAGGCATATGTGGGCGGGATAGATTATAATGATTTCCAGTATGATATGATCAATGGCGGCCGCAGGCAGGTGGGTTCTACTATTAAGCCGTTCCTGTACTCGTTGGCGATGATTGAAGGCTTTAGTCCGTGCGATGAAATGTTGCATGTCGAACAGAAGTTGACGGATGAAAACGGGATACTTTGGGCTCCAAAGAATGCCGGAGCCAAGAGGGTCGGTGAAATGGTTACGTTGCAGTGGGGATTGCAGAACTCTTCGAACTGGGTGACTGCTTATTTGATGAAGCAGCTTTCTCCTTATACGTTTGTTCGTCTGTTGCATTCTTTTGGAATAAAAGGGAATATCGATCCTGTTATTTCTGTCTCTTTGGGAACACCGGATGTATCGGTAGGTGAAATGGTAGGAGCTTATACGACCTTTGCCAATAAAGGTATTCGCGTCGAGCCTATGTATGTAACCCGTATCGAAGACCAGTATGGGAATACGATAGCTAGTTTCAATCAACAAATGAGTGAGGTGTTGCCGGAAGATGCTTCCTATAAGATGTTATATATGTTGAGGAGCGTGATTGATGGTGGAACCGGAGGACGTGTTCGTTTCCGTTATGGTATAAAAGCACCGATGGGTGGTAAGACTGGTACGACACAGAATAACTCCGATGGTTGGTTTATGGGATTCACGCCTAGTTTGGTGTCCGGTTGTTGGGTCGGAGGAGAAGACCGTTCTATTCATTTCGACCGTCTTCAGGAAGGGCAGGGGGCAAGTATGGCATTGCCTATCTACGGCTTATTTATGCAGAAGGTGTATGCCGACAAGACGCTCGGTTATTCGGAAGAGGAAGACTTCGATGTTCCTGAACAATATGCCGATCCTTGTAAAACGATAACGGAAGAAGAACGAAAGAGTATCCCGGCAGATGCAGGAGGTATCGATAAAATGTTTGAATAG
- a CDS encoding O-acetylhomoserine aminocarboxypropyltransferase/cysteine synthase family protein gives MAKRELHFETLQLHVGQEQADPATDSRAVPIYQTTSYVFHNSAHAAARFGLQDPGNIYGRLTNSTQGVFEQRVAVLEGGVAGLAVASGAAAITYAFENIARAGDHIVAAKTIYGGSYNLLAHTLPAYGITATFVDPADLSNFEKAIQPNTKAVFIETLGNPNSNIIDIEVVADIAHRHKIPLIVDNTFGTPYLIRPIEYGADIVVHSATKFIGGHGTSLGGVIVDSGKFDWVASGKFPQLTEPDPSYHGVRFVDAAGPAAYVTRIRAILLRDTGACISPFNAFILLQGLETLSLRVERHVENALKVVDFLKDHPKVKKVNHPSLPDHPDHALYKRYFPKGGGSIFTFELKGGQEEAHRFIDSLEIFSLLANVADVKSLVIHPASTTHSQLSAEELVDQEIYPGTVRLSIGTEHIEDLLADLEEALARI, from the coding sequence ATGGCAAAAAGAGAATTGCATTTTGAGACTTTACAGCTTCATGTGGGACAGGAACAGGCAGATCCGGCAACAGATTCACGTGCAGTTCCTATTTATCAGACAACATCTTATGTGTTTCATAACTCGGCACATGCCGCAGCCCGTTTCGGTCTGCAGGATCCGGGTAACATATACGGACGCTTGACTAATTCGACTCAAGGTGTTTTTGAACAACGGGTAGCTGTCCTGGAAGGCGGTGTAGCAGGGCTGGCTGTAGCCTCCGGTGCTGCTGCTATTACCTATGCATTTGAGAATATTGCCCGTGCCGGTGACCATATCGTTGCTGCTAAAACCATTTATGGCGGTAGTTATAATCTGCTGGCGCATACATTGCCCGCTTATGGGATAACCGCCACCTTTGTCGATCCGGCTGACCTGTCGAATTTCGAGAAAGCCATTCAACCGAATACAAAGGCTGTCTTTATTGAAACCCTGGGAAATCCTAATTCCAATATTATAGATATAGAGGTAGTCGCTGATATTGCCCATCGCCACAAGATACCCTTGATCGTCGACAATACGTTCGGAACTCCTTATCTGATCCGTCCGATCGAGTACGGGGCTGATATTGTAGTACATTCTGCGACCAAGTTTATAGGCGGGCATGGCACATCGCTGGGTGGTGTGATTGTCGATTCCGGTAAGTTCGACTGGGTCGCTTCCGGTAAGTTTCCGCAATTGACAGAGCCCGATCCGAGTTATCATGGCGTACGTTTTGTCGATGCAGCCGGTCCGGCAGCGTATGTTACCCGTATTCGTGCTATCCTCTTGCGTGATACCGGAGCCTGCATCAGTCCTTTCAATGCATTCATTTTATTACAGGGGCTGGAGACACTTTCTTTGCGTGTGGAACGCCATGTGGAAAATGCCTTGAAAGTCGTGGATTTTCTGAAAGATCATCCGAAAGTGAAAAAGGTAAACCACCCGTCACTGCCGGACCATCCCGACCATGCTTTATATAAACGTTATTTCCCCAAAGGCGGCGGTTCCATTTTTACTTTCGAGCTGAAAGGCGGTCAGGAGGAAGCACACCGCTTCATCGACAGTTTGGAGATTTTCTCTTTGTTGGCAAATGTTGCCGATGTCAAATCTCTTGTTATTCATCCGGCAAGTACGACCCATTCTCAATTGAGTGCCGAAGAACTGGTAGACCAGGAAATTTATCCGGGAACAGTTCGTTTGTCGATCGGGACGGAACATATTGAGGATTTGCTGGCTGATTTGGAAGAGGCGCTTGCCAGAATCTGA